Proteins encoded in a region of the Clostridium beijerinckii genome:
- a CDS encoding MurR/RpiR family transcriptional regulator, whose translation MDELNHTESYEYKIKNMYNLLRSSEKKVADYVLLNGHSVSTMTLAELSRQVGVSEPTIIRFVKSIGCSGYSEFKMALMKEWGRESVDKQYDSKLLVELHIDRDGKIEDVPVKMIGLTIKALEDTLKIIDIDKYKKAIEMIRSSNIIDVYGVGNSGSVASDIRNKFLRIGLECRAYSDSNIQQICASHLTSNDLAIGVSHSGSTIDTVNALKIAKESGARTIALTNFKAPAISEYADITFFTGGEETTFYSETMVSRISQLAIVDMLYMGILLDDYDLYTKRLEKINLLLKEKNYSKK comes from the coding sequence GTGGATGAATTGAACCATACTGAGTCTTACGAATATAAAATAAAAAATATGTATAATCTACTGAGATCGTCTGAAAAAAAAGTGGCTGATTATGTATTATTAAACGGGCATTCTGTTTCTACAATGACTTTAGCTGAGCTTTCTCGTCAAGTAGGGGTTAGTGAACCAACAATTATACGTTTTGTGAAAAGTATAGGTTGTAGTGGATATAGTGAATTTAAGATGGCATTAATGAAAGAGTGGGGAAGGGAATCTGTAGATAAGCAGTATGATTCCAAATTACTAGTAGAACTTCACATTGATAGAGATGGAAAAATAGAAGATGTGCCAGTAAAAATGATTGGACTTACTATAAAGGCTTTGGAAGATACTTTAAAAATAATTGATATTGATAAATATAAAAAGGCAATAGAAATGATTAGAAGCTCAAATATCATTGATGTTTACGGTGTGGGTAATTCGGGAAGTGTTGCTAGTGATATTAGAAATAAATTTTTACGTATAGGATTAGAGTGCAGAGCATACTCTGATAGCAATATACAGCAAATCTGTGCAAGTCATCTAACAAGTAATGATCTTGCCATTGGTGTATCCCATTCAGGAAGCACAATAGATACTGTAAATGCTTTAAAAATAGCAAAAGAATCTGGGGCAAGAACTATTGCATTAACAAATTTTAAAGCACCAGCTATTTCTGAATATGCAGACATAACATTTTTTACTGGTGGTGAAGAAACTACATTTTATAGTGAGACAATGGTTTCTCGCATATCGCAGTTAGCTATTGTGGATATGCTTTATATGGGAATTTTGCTAGATGATTATGATTTATATACTAAACGCCTTGAAAAAATTAATCTTTTACTTAAAGAAAAGAATTATTCAAAGAAATAG
- a CDS encoding GreA/GreB family elongation factor — translation MNNILTEENIKKLREELDYRMTVKRAEIAKEKLVAAAHGDRSENAEYKEACRNYRENDNRIQYLLTMISTATVIDDDSIDKSVLGINSKARIRFVEDDDEVVVTLVTTMDLDPENMIISIESDLGKALSGNKAGDIVEVNAPGEKYSVEILEVL, via the coding sequence ATGAATAATATTCTAACTGAAGAAAATATTAAAAAGTTAAGAGAAGAATTAGATTATAGGATGACAGTTAAAAGAGCTGAAATAGCAAAAGAGAAATTAGTAGCTGCTGCTCACGGAGATAGATCAGAAAATGCTGAATATAAAGAGGCTTGCAGAAACTATAGAGAAAATGATAATAGAATCCAGTATCTATTAACTATGATTTCAACTGCAACGGTAATAGATGATGATAGTATAGATAAATCAGTACTAGGAATTAATAGCAAAGCTAGAATTAGGTTTGTCGAAGATGATGATGAAGTTGTTGTAACTCTAGTAACAACTATGGATCTCGATCCAGAAAATATGATTATAAGTATTGAATCAGACTTAGGTAAAGCATTATCTGGGAATAAAGCTGGTGATATTGTTGAAGTCAATGCTCCAGGTGAAAAATATTCAGTTGAAATACTCGAAGTACTATAA
- a CDS encoding PTS transporter subunit IIABC codes for MKDKVFGVLQRVGRSFMLPIAILPVAGLFLGIGESFTNKTMLDTYGLTGLIGPGTFANSLFSVMNDAGNIVFENLPLIFAIGVAIGMSKKEREVAALAAGIAFLIIHASIGAMIKIHGGTDALLSGASTEVLGITSLQMGVFGGIIVGLGTAALHNKYYKIELPQVLSFFGGTRFVPIISSIVYLIVGILMFYIWPPVQGAIYKVGDIVLASSYAGTWVYGLMERLLIPFGLHHVFYLPFWQTAVGGTAEVGDKVIEGAQNIFFAELGTPGIAHFSVSATRFMSGKFPLMIFGLPGAALAMYKCAKPEKRKAVGGLLLSAALTSMLTGITEPIEFTFLFVAPVLYGIHCVFAGLAYMLMHMLGVGVGMTFSGGFIDLFLFGILQGNAKTSWMWIVIVGIVYFVVYYLLFTFLIKKLDLKTPGREDSGEVKLYTRSDVEAKKNDQNEDADELSAMICRGLGGKNNISDVDCCVTRLRCTVHNSELVNEDLLKQTGASGVFHKGVGVQIMYGPKVTVIKSNLEDYLVTAPDKENASYTIIKKEPEKDTKKGIEKDVQGKVISTIILNSPLTGEAKDLSEVPDEVFASKIMGDGAVVIPSDGNVIAPADGVISFVFPSKHALGLTTTDGLELLIHIGIDTVKLDRKAFETYVEEGDKVQAGDKILSFDLEFIKNNAPSIASPCICTALNSNQKVRLLKIGDIKAGEALIAVDVFE; via the coding sequence ATGAAAGACAAAGTTTTTGGCGTTTTGCAACGTGTAGGAAGATCTTTTATGCTTCCAATTGCTATTTTACCAGTAGCAGGTTTATTTTTAGGTATAGGTGAGTCATTCACCAATAAAACAATGCTTGATACGTATGGACTTACAGGCTTAATTGGACCTGGCACATTTGCTAATTCACTTTTTTCAGTAATGAATGATGCAGGAAACATTGTGTTTGAAAATTTGCCTTTAATATTTGCAATAGGGGTTGCAATAGGCATGTCTAAGAAAGAAAGAGAAGTTGCAGCGTTAGCAGCAGGAATTGCATTTCTTATAATTCACGCATCAATTGGTGCAATGATTAAAATTCATGGTGGAACAGATGCTCTTTTAAGTGGTGCATCAACTGAAGTACTTGGTATAACTTCATTACAAATGGGTGTTTTCGGTGGTATTATCGTAGGACTTGGTACAGCAGCATTACATAATAAGTATTATAAAATTGAATTACCACAAGTATTATCGTTTTTTGGTGGAACTAGATTTGTTCCTATTATAAGTTCAATTGTATATTTAATAGTTGGAATCTTAATGTTTTATATTTGGCCTCCAGTTCAAGGTGCTATTTACAAAGTTGGAGATATAGTGCTTGCATCAAGTTATGCAGGAACATGGGTTTATGGTTTAATGGAACGGCTACTAATACCTTTTGGACTTCATCACGTATTTTATTTACCATTTTGGCAAACAGCTGTTGGAGGCACGGCAGAAGTAGGTGACAAAGTTATTGAAGGTGCCCAAAATATTTTTTTTGCAGAACTAGGAACTCCAGGAATAGCGCACTTCAGTGTTTCTGCAACAAGGTTCATGTCAGGTAAATTTCCGCTCATGATATTTGGTTTGCCAGGAGCAGCACTAGCTATGTATAAATGTGCTAAACCAGAAAAGAGAAAAGCGGTGGGTGGATTATTATTATCAGCAGCACTAACTTCAATGCTTACTGGTATAACAGAACCAATTGAATTTACATTCTTATTTGTAGCACCAGTACTGTATGGAATTCATTGTGTGTTTGCGGGACTTGCTTATATGTTAATGCACATGTTAGGTGTTGGAGTTGGTATGACCTTCTCAGGTGGATTTATTGATTTATTCTTATTTGGTATTTTACAGGGAAATGCTAAAACGAGCTGGATGTGGATTGTTATTGTAGGAATTGTATATTTTGTAGTATACTATTTATTATTCACTTTCTTAATTAAAAAACTTGATTTAAAGACTCCAGGTCGTGAAGATTCTGGTGAGGTTAAGCTTTATACTAGAAGTGATGTAGAAGCAAAGAAGAATGATCAAAATGAAGATGCAGACGAACTTTCTGCTATGATATGCAGAGGTCTTGGAGGAAAGAACAATATTTCTGATGTTGACTGCTGTGTAACTAGATTGCGTTGTACAGTACATAACTCCGAATTGGTGAATGAGGATTTGTTAAAGCAAACTGGAGCATCAGGAGTATTTCACAAAGGTGTAGGTGTTCAGATAATGTATGGTCCAAAAGTAACTGTTATAAAATCAAATTTAGAAGATTACTTAGTTACAGCACCAGATAAGGAAAATGCTAGTTATACAATAATAAAAAAAGAACCAGAAAAAGATACTAAAAAAGGTATTGAAAAAGACGTTCAAGGAAAAGTTATAAGTACAATAATTTTAAATAGTCCATTAACAGGCGAAGCAAAAGATTTATCAGAAGTACCAGATGAAGTATTTGCGAGCAAGATAATGGGAGATGGAGCTGTGGTTATTCCAAGTGATGGAAATGTTATAGCTCCAGCAGATGGAGTAATAAGTTTTGTATTCCCATCAAAACATGCATTGGGGTTAACAACAACTGATGGACTTGAATTACTTATTCATATAGGAATAGATACAGTAAAGCTTGATAGAAAAGCCTTTGAAACTTATGTGGAAGAGGGAGATAAAGTACAAGCTGGAGATAAAATATTAAGCTTTGACTTAGAATTTATAAAAAATAATGCACCATCTATTGCATCACCATGCATATGCACTGCATTGAATAGCAATCAAAAGGTGCGTTTGTTAAAAATTGGAGATATAAAAGCTGGAGAAGCTTTAATTGCAGTTGATGTATTTGAATAA
- a CDS encoding PRD domain-containing protein — translation MFRVIKALNHNGVLAINMDNYKEYILLGKGIGFGKKVNERIEAPENAHIYLLQQETERGLTKEIINNIEPQILEIANNIIVEAEKKFQEVDENILCPLADHIAFAVKRIKDNEQISNPLTQDIKALFPEEYEVACKGKDIIKEIEGIEINEDEIGYIALHIHSSLGNEKVSQAMQVAMLVRSCITSIEESTGKTIDIESLSYNRLMNHIKYMAARMLKGETIKLDMNDYISERFPKSFEIAEDICVKLGKELRKEIKAVEIGYLAMHIERVFSDELED, via the coding sequence ATGTTTAGAGTGATAAAAGCACTAAATCATAATGGTGTACTCGCTATAAATATGGATAACTATAAAGAGTATATATTACTCGGAAAAGGTATAGGTTTTGGTAAAAAAGTTAATGAACGTATTGAAGCTCCAGAAAATGCACATATATATCTTTTGCAACAAGAAACTGAAAGAGGATTGACCAAGGAGATAATAAACAATATAGAGCCTCAGATCTTAGAAATTGCGAATAATATTATTGTAGAAGCAGAAAAGAAATTTCAGGAAGTAGACGAGAACATTTTATGCCCACTTGCAGATCATATTGCATTTGCAGTAAAAAGAATAAAAGATAATGAACAAATTAGTAATCCGTTAACACAAGACATCAAAGCTTTATTTCCAGAAGAATATGAGGTAGCCTGCAAAGGAAAAGATATTATTAAAGAAATAGAAGGAATTGAAATAAATGAAGATGAGATTGGCTATATAGCGCTTCATATTCATTCAAGCCTGGGAAATGAAAAAGTATCACAAGCAATGCAAGTAGCAATGTTAGTTAGGTCATGCATTACGTCAATTGAAGAGAGTACAGGAAAGACAATAGATATAGAATCATTATCCTATAATCGTCTTATGAACCATATCAAGTATATGGCGGCAAGAATGTTAAAAGGGGAAACAATAAAACTTGATATGAATGATTACATTAGTGAAAGATTTCCAAAGTCATTCGAAATTGCTGAAGATATATGTGTGAAATTGGGTAAGGAGTTAAGAAAAGAGATTAAGGCTGTAGAAATAGGATACCTTGCAATGCACATTGAAAGGGTATTCTCAGATGAATTAGAGGATTAG
- a CDS encoding 5-bromo-4-chloroindolyl phosphate hydrolysis family protein — MDKKDFSNLENQIRDTIKNAFDVIDFAKIKKDIDDKAQETVRETRNKFVNKSQYFDKKIKDELKNRYKNIANVVPKSENKIQRYIAKRPVGSISGILYTIFGSILSGILGILIISYSILISFKNEFLMSNLISLGILFSFLAASLAFTLRGINLRKRVKRFKEYVKLLRGNSYCSISELAEAVRKKNKFVVKDLRKMIELNMFPQGHIDDKQTYFMLNNEVYENYLTSQESLKKRNEDELKKQEELKKDFNDPVKMELRNTIEMGRDYIKQIGYIINSIDKEEISKKLNRLQNIINQILKYVEQNPKKLQEVDRFAKHYLPMTLKLLNAYKELNDQPVHGENIRNAKNEIEKTLDTINNAFENLLDDLFEEIALDISTDISVLETLFTQEGLKKDDFKK, encoded by the coding sequence ATGGATAAAAAAGATTTTTCTAATTTAGAAAATCAAATTAGAGATACAATAAAAAATGCATTCGATGTCATAGATTTTGCTAAGATAAAAAAAGATATTGATGATAAAGCTCAAGAAACTGTGAGAGAGACAAGAAATAAATTTGTAAATAAATCACAGTATTTTGATAAAAAGATAAAAGATGAATTAAAAAATAGATATAAAAATATTGCGAATGTTGTTCCAAAATCTGAAAATAAAATACAGAGATATATTGCTAAGAGACCAGTTGGAAGCATATCAGGAATATTATATACAATATTTGGATCTATATTAAGCGGAATATTAGGAATATTAATAATTTCATACTCAATACTTATTTCTTTTAAGAATGAATTTTTAATGAGTAATTTGATTAGCTTAGGAATATTGTTTTCTTTTCTTGCGGCGAGTCTAGCTTTTACTTTAAGAGGTATAAATTTAAGAAAGAGAGTGAAGCGTTTCAAAGAATATGTGAAATTGCTACGAGGTAATAGCTATTGTTCTATTAGTGAATTAGCTGAGGCTGTCAGGAAGAAAAATAAATTTGTAGTTAAAGATTTAAGAAAAATGATTGAATTAAATATGTTTCCACAAGGACATATTGATGATAAGCAGACTTATTTCATGTTAAATAATGAAGTTTATGAGAATTATTTGACTTCACAGGAATCTTTGAAGAAAAGGAATGAAGATGAATTAAAAAAACAAGAGGAACTAAAAAAAGACTTCAATGATCCAGTGAAGATGGAACTAAGGAATACAATTGAAATGGGAAGGGATTATATTAAGCAAATAGGATATATAATTAATTCTATAGATAAAGAAGAAATTTCCAAAAAATTAAATAGGCTCCAGAATATCATAAATCAAATACTTAAGTATGTTGAGCAGAATCCTAAAAAGCTTCAAGAAGTTGATAGATTTGCAAAGCACTATCTGCCTATGACTTTAAAACTTCTTAATGCATATAAGGAATTGAATGATCAGCCAGTTCATGGTGAAAATATAAGAAATGCAAAAAATGAAATTGAGAAAACTTTGGATACCATAAATAATGCATTTGAAAATTTATTAGATGACTTATTTGAAGAAATAGCATTAGATATTTCTACAGATATTTCTGTTCTTGAAACACTATTTACTCAAGAAGGACTTAAAAAAGATGATTTTAAAAAATAG
- a CDS encoding toxic anion resistance protein produces MNDGFKENIDMMPSLTFEPFEEEVPVAKVEESKQKEIFDESYLTEEEKKMVNEFVDKIDVNNTNSILQYGVGAQKKIADFSETALNNVKTKDLGEVGEMLTNVVCELKNFESVEEKKGFLGIFKKSAEKITQMKAKYEKVEGNINKICSALENHQIQLLKDIAMLDKMYEINKVYFKELSMYILAGKKKLSKLEKEELPKLAERARISGLPEDAQATNDFVALCNRFDKKIHDLELTRMISLQMAPQIRLVQNNDSLMSEKIQSTLVNTIPLWKSQIVLALGVAHSNNAAKVQNEVTNMTNELLRKNAETLKMSTIETAKESERGIVDIDTLKNTNESLISTLDEVLRIQSEGREKRKAAEAELQEIEGKLKDRLLQMRQR; encoded by the coding sequence GTGAATGATGGATTTAAGGAAAATATAGATATGATGCCAAGCTTAACATTTGAGCCTTTTGAGGAGGAAGTTCCTGTTGCTAAGGTAGAAGAAAGTAAGCAAAAAGAAATTTTTGATGAAAGCTATCTAACAGAAGAAGAAAAGAAGATGGTCAATGAATTTGTAGATAAAATAGATGTAAATAATACAAATTCAATTCTTCAATATGGAGTAGGAGCTCAAAAGAAGATTGCAGATTTTTCCGAGACAGCCTTAAATAATGTTAAAACAAAAGATTTAGGCGAAGTAGGAGAGATGCTAACAAATGTAGTGTGTGAGCTTAAAAATTTTGAATCTGTTGAAGAAAAAAAGGGATTTTTAGGCATTTTTAAGAAATCAGCAGAGAAGATTACGCAAATGAAAGCAAAGTATGAAAAGGTTGAAGGTAATATAAATAAGATTTGTAGTGCTCTAGAAAATCATCAAATACAGCTTTTGAAAGATATTGCTATGCTTGACAAAATGTATGAAATAAATAAAGTATATTTTAAAGAACTTTCCATGTATATCTTAGCAGGGAAGAAGAAACTTTCAAAATTAGAAAAGGAAGAGCTACCTAAGTTAGCAGAAAGAGCTAGAATAAGTGGGCTTCCAGAAGATGCTCAGGCGACAAATGATTTTGTAGCTCTTTGCAATCGCTTTGACAAAAAGATACATGATTTAGAATTAACTAGAATGATTTCACTCCAAATGGCACCTCAAATTCGTCTTGTTCAAAATAATGATTCATTAATGTCAGAAAAAATACAATCTACACTTGTGAATACTATTCCACTATGGAAGAGTCAAATTGTATTAGCTCTTGGAGTAGCTCATTCAAACAATGCGGCTAAGGTTCAAAATGAAGTTACAAATATGACCAATGAGCTGTTACGTAAGAATGCAGAAACACTAAAGATGTCAACAATTGAGACAGCTAAAGAATCTGAGCGTGGAATTGTTGATATTGATACTCTAAAGAATACAAATGAATCATTGATATCAACTCTTGATGAAGTTTTACGAATACAAAGTGAAGGAAGAGAAAAACGTAAAGCTGCTGAAGCCGAATTACAAGAAATTGAAGGTAAATTGAAAGATAGGCTTCTGCAAATGAGACAAAGATAA